CACAAGATCAGTCCAACATTatctccatgcttgaaaatatgcaacttcaacaacaacaacattttgaATCACAACAGCTCCAGCTCCAGAAcatgcaacaacttcaacaagagAGATATAATGAACAGCAACTTCAATATCAATCACAACAGCTCCAGTTCCAAACCATGCAACAGCTACAACAAGATCGATATGATGAACAACAACTTCAATATCAATCGTTATACGGCTTGATTCAAGACCACAAGAATGATTTTGaaacatttgcatccaactctgtcctaagacaaaatcagtttgaagaaactgctctgaatcgtcatgcaaacataagccaaagcttcaacactctcaactTATCTAtgctggatctgttggaacaggttgaagaagatcgcccGCATACGTTtcagagaggaagaggaagaaggggcaggcgctaGGATGCAttcttcatcatatcatcatatcattGCATCTTATCTCATCATAATTATGTCATATTTCTATGTGTTGTCACACTCTTTTGTAGTTTGTTTATATCTCGGATCATTGTTATGTTCAAATGTACTGCTAAACATGTTTGGATCTTATGTATCTTATGGTTTATCTATGTTATTTTATTGTCAACTTCACTGTTTTATCTTTTTCATgttattttatctatgtttctctcgttactcctcTACTCTCTaggtttctctttttgatgttgtcaaagggggagatagatgctgagtgtacgggggagccatgttgagagatagatgctgagtgtacgggggagctttgttgaaaGATAGATGCTGAGTTTGTTGAGTatttgtcacttactaccaaagccccGACTACTGGttttccatcatcaaaaagggggagaatgtgaatacaagattacactcaaagatgtttttgattcatggcaaactcaataagcattcaaacaacaaagcgggatcagaaaactcaaagaaaagcaagcattgatcactcatgacagaacaggttgatctattatgcatataggtcaactcaacacaagcaaagcaagaagaatgcagaaaagcagcagttaggtcgacctactgtcaacccaggtcgacctaaaatgaagaaaaatccatatacctctgctaggtcgactcacacatcatccaggtcgacctaaaatgaagaaatttacatatcagtctgctaggtcgacctacacaacaactaggtcgacctaatctgagaaaatgtccccagaatgcatctgaaaaggattctggtcgacctactccttaaacaggtcgacctaactgggagcaaaaatctgcaagctctgctaggtcgacctaagcactacaagaggtcgacctaactgatcaagaatgccaaaaattctgtttctgtcatctccaactgttaagctatcatatatattatcaaaggctcaattattcaatgcaacaccaacgactgaaagatacacaaaggcttctcatcttcgttcttcgtcatctccaacgcaattacacataatcattcttgcgttgagggttagtgatcgagttcgataacgtccatggaacggaattgaagattcctagtgggtgaagatttgtggggtttttggtgaataaaatctgcgggttttgtcctccaagataggtgtttcttgggggtttttatcaagaggtttcatcgaggatccggctgagtgtaaagattgaagaacaagggttcgagggaattgaagacactgcagaaagggatcaaagtgaagctcttggataaccttgatctgactcaagattaagggggaagaagattcaaaggatcgacataattggtttatggtttatcgctttgttatcttctttgtatatactactttcaacattaatgaaagattacccaatttcagtttggaattgggggcagacgtagtcgtagcgaggacgatcgacgaactgcctaaacaaatatcgtgttcttgtcgtttttactttttcatttacgttctgttcatatttggttataacagcaaattgatcaacgattcgagtgttaagattgtgaattaagaacttatataaacatcacaatccatcacatattgaatcaccgtcaatttgatcattatcaccaagtgtttgtatatttgtttctatcacttttactacattgcaaacattgtccatcatacaagaagttaatctgattttcaataagagcaacgctttgattctgcaacgtatactcttatcacttacctcaagtttttgactggtttttaaacacatatacaatcgtttcgatagtggttcggaatagacgcgagtcgattcagaatcacttccgctgaaaagtcgtttaactccgtaaaactgtgaacgatctattcacccccccccccctctagatcctaaggccaacgTCTAACAAAAAACACTTCAGTTTGCCCCTATTCAATTTGATTCCAGTCAAGATATGGACATATAGCAATGTAAAATCTATCAAAGAGGAAATCAACCTTTCAGAAGAAGTGAGAATAAAAGCACCCTTAACCAACGCAGTCATTAGCAAAGAATCGCTTCAGGGTACAACCGTCACAGCTGATCCCGAGAATTACAAATAAGGGATCTAGTACTAAGGAAAGCATACATCGAAAATAAGAAAGCCCAAGATGGGATCTAGTAATAAGGAGGGAAGacatcaaaaataaatttttgcaTTTGGTTGGATCACAAGTAATTAGGCCCCGAGACTGGGATggaactgttgcaccccaaaatttgcccacttatttattcccaaaTGGCTTTCACATTACATTCATACACATACTTcatataggccattcatccaaGGCATTCGTCCATATCACTGTCACTATCCAAGAAAACCGGTGAAAAAGAGGTTCAATGTGTGGGGTATCTGTgagcaaaagagaaagattgaggaCTTGACTGCACAATACTATTCTCATGGAAGTTCCCCTAAAGATCAGGATTTCACTCTCTCCAAGACAGGGTTCATATTAAATGATACAGGCTTCAGATCCATCAGGatcgtcaaattagggtttttctgaCCAAagccaaccctgttgactttcgagtcattgattaatcagaaaaATGGATGTGGATGCAAAATATGGCTGTCTTGAAGAGATATCATTCATTGGAGTTTATTTGGTTGAAAGCTGATTGAGAATTAGAGCAGAAgcagattaatcgggaaattcatcggaaatcagaaaaatcagaaaatgtcgactttttggtcaaagtcaaagtcagttgtcaaatgttgacttttggtggaaaatcagtcaaaggaataaataaaatcaagaaacacTCAAAATTTCCATTTTGGGAATGGTAGTTGAAGTGTGAAGgtgccaaaaatagaaagaaaaaaacacttagaaaaatatttgaggatTTGAAAAATAGTCAAGCAGCTGACTTTGGGCCTAATTTACACGTGGATACAAGCATCAAATCAAAACAAGCTTAACATCAAAAACGTTCATCTCATGGCCCTCTACAATTTTGTAGTTGGAAATTTTTTCATATGAAGtatggatcaaaagttatggaagaGAGAAGTTGGCAGAACCTCACTGTATACAAGGCAAAAAATCTGGGCAAGTTTTCTAGGCAGCGCAGTCATTTAATCGAACACGTGGCGTACCATGTTTAAGATGAGTATTAGAGAGTTACAGGCAATtctgggaaataaaaccaataccATTCTATTCTACTCCATGTACTCTATCCATTGATCAAAGAATTATGGAAATTCATGGTATATTGCATGAGATATAAGGTCTTAAAGTCATGCTCTGGCCAAGTCACGACGCAGCAACTCGTCAAGCCATAAACCATGTCACGCATGCAGGCCCCATGCAGTGATTTTCTTCCAAGTTCCAAGTCAGTTTGTGAGAGCTACGGGCATCTTCTCTTGACACTTTCAACACCAAAGTTCTTCTAGTCCACGCCCTCTTCACAGCCAAAGAGCAAATCATGTAATGGACCATGGATTGAGATATACACACATAAAGGTAAGCTTTTGGGCATGGATAGGGTACATGAGTGAGATACCATACAATAAAGCTGCAACAAAAGAACTTACCAGAAGCAATCATGCATGAAACTGGCACGTGAGAAAGCAAGCAAGAGAACTTACCAAAAGTGTAcaaaacttgttcactaagtgttTTGAATAATTATCCACTACATAACACCCCACCATAAACCTTACACCACAATATATAATCCAAAACCCTTCACAAAGTGGGTCTCTCttcatttttttagatttttcttcTTCACAGACTCCACTCTTTCGTTTTGCTCTCTTTCACCCTCACCATCTTCAACCAACTCCACAACAAACTCCATGAATTCACAACCGTTTTCTCCGCCATAACTACCTTCATCAATCGCCACTACCAAGATCAAGCTGCGATAATCAACATCATCTCCTTCATTTGCACAGCACCACTTCCACCAAGATTCGTGAATCACGGTATCTATTATTGAGAGTTCAAGATCTTCATCatactgagtttatttctcagtcgAAAGAGCCCATCTTGAAGTTCTTCGCACTCATTACCTTCAAAGAAAAAAGAGAGCAATCGGATTCctcttcaaatcttgatcaatATTCTCCCCAAGTAAGTGATTCTTTCCATGGAattagaagcatgtataggcctggaacccgtcatcagggattgggttaggaatTAGTACCACCATGTTTTCAAGTGTTTGTTGCATTTGTATGGAATTTGTGGATTCTTGAATTCAATTTCGTTTTCGCTAAGATGATGATTGTTTGAATGCTTGAGTCACATTTTTGTCTCCTATGATCGACTGTGAGTGCAGTGATATGTTTAGATTGAGCTTTGGTGAATTTAGTTCATGTTAGGGTTTACTTGATGCCCTCAGTTTGCGTAATAGCGGCAAGCTTGGTGAAATTGGACACCGGATCCGTAACCAGCGTGAAATTCCGAAGAGGAAGACGTTGGCTTTTTGTATTTCTGAGAAATATGGTCTGGCTCCGCCGTGGAagccgccggagaagacgaccggagcggaGCTCCGGCGTCTGAATCTCTGGCCCCTTTTCTCTCACCGATTGCATATGTGTCGCCCATCCATTGGCTTGTTTCCCAttattttgtgtttgtttgtCTCATTCATATGATTGGCATGGCTATGTGGCGGATCGTGATTGGCTGAAGATTATTTTTGTCTTTTAGTCACTTAATGAAACTTGACCAATTGATATGTTTATGTGAGGGTTCACGTTACAACTTTTTCTTTATGCTTGCTGAATTTCGTTTGGGACAAGATGATAAAGAAACTGGGCCACGCGTGAGTTAGTTTGGGCTTGCACAATTTATTTTCCACACCCCCATAAAACAGGCCCAGCGCGCTATGAACTAGAGGCCAGTTCACTTCAAATTACTTTTTCACCCCCAGTTCTAGACAGacttagattttatttttaattttgtttcttccacaacttttgattcataaatctgttttggttcaaataaaaaatcaataaaaatatgttttaaatagaataatgtgAGTAGaaacttttgatatttttgttagatttttagaacttagtttgttgtttttaataaatcattttctttagtgtgttcattgtgtttttaagtttgatcggttttgcaaattaattttgtttaataccttaggagtagaatttgattgccattttttgagtgatatcagtagactcatataccatattgtgtggaaaaaataaaagtctaattctatgttttggttaggttttcactaGGTTCTTtatacccgatttatgtgcgTTCCTAAGCGGATAACCATGTgcatttgacctataatttgttttgcatttatgcaattgatttagtttctttttgtacatataattagggatgtttagaggtcctaggacctggagttgaattttttaagtcatgttttcttattttacttgattttcctttcttacatgtaaacGACTCACCTTTGGTTAACGATTGTGCCATAACTTGcccgaatgacctataattttgtatgaaactttgtgacttgattccatgattgtttagacacatATTAGAGGCTATTttctactgacttccatcatttgaatacatctttctaacttcactcctaatttgaattccATTAACTAGtcttgacctagttttgtatagttttgttagaactttgtttgttttgagttaatTGACTAACAAGAATTGGTATAAAGTCTTAGACCCATAAATGAACTAATtactactgactttaagctttgttcatgctttcatttcatttttgttttgattaatggatgtttgttcgaTGTTTGTTCGATAATCGTTAAGTAACaattcatgcgatactttggtaacttcttgtgaatatttttgtgtgatGCCATGATGCTCTTGTGTTTGATTTAAGACACTTTTCTCCTTGATTTGCTACTGCCATAGAGCTTTTACCTCTCATTTtcatgctttgcctcttctttcacactttgattgttgttagtttaagaggcgacgattgtttgttcttcctccaccttttgtggattgttttctcttgggattcattgtgtgtagtctctcttaggagtagacttggttagggacttcattaagtcacctaccttgcttgttgctttttcttatctcttgctatatgcttaccatgttcccttagggtggtgacttcaatcttcattaagattagtcatatagaacaacttaggttgtagtctatgcatgataacataggtagagatcccatatccttgaccttagggccacttgtagaataaaataacttagattagagaataggttagttcccttttgttcattctttttcttttcaactttaaaacactaataaataaagaggcgaatcacattaagaaagtgatagagaaatgagtgggattcattccctaatctgtttctcaatcacttagtggcatagaaatgagtgggattcattccctaatctgtttctcggtcactacttaatgggagagaaatgagtgggattcattccctaatctgtttctcaaacattaattaatgggatagaaatgagtgggattcattccctaatctgtttcttgaacattatataatgggatagaagtgagtgggattcattccctaatctgcttctcgatcattatacattttatgtgattcgaatcgcaaagtaaaatcccttaaaaaatactcaaccaaaaacacttaaaacacttaataaaggctcgaattaaaacaaagtgacgaagtggtgcgaaaccttgtattggatTTTGTTCATCatatagttacataaaaaacacaaacccaagattcactcttttgccttgttaggcgcttaagaacaagttaagtcctttccaaaactaggcgtataagtctccaaaggtcgagcatcgtggattgtgaccttaaccgctgttcaactaaaaaacacaaaacaaatggaaactatggagccgaactacggtcgttctgattcctgaaaaggatacgtaggcattgggtcgcggggcctaagcgaacacacttgtaaataattccttcttttccccgtatttcttttgcattcattcgcatttaggttttagacatagatacaccctttagatagaaacaaacataggtggataccatcgagtacgatggacgtgaggggtgctagcaccttccccttgcgtaaccgactcccgtgccctgttctctggtcgaaagaccttgttcttgttctgagttaggttttctgatattcctttcccgcgatgggataaatatattggtggcaactctgatccatttttcgtgGTAGCGACAGGAACGAGTTTTATGTACAAAGTCAATCCTATAGCCAGAGTAAACCATGTcttattcaaaagaaaaacgaAAATAACGGTTTTCCTTAACTCTAGATTATGCATAATATAGTTGAGAATCAAAAAATTTTCAGAGGTAAATTTTAGCTTTAGGTCTCCAGCTTCAACAACATTAGTGGTGTCAACATTAGTGGTGTCAGAGTCTCCCAACCTGACATTCTTTTCTTGTCTAACTATGTATATTTTGAATATACCACAATCATAACAGACATGAATGGAGGCACAAACTTCAATTCACCACCCATACAAACCACATACTATATTGATTGCATTAATAATAGAATTATATTTCGGTTGGGTAAAAATTTacccaaaaaaattaatattggccCTTAAAATCGGGTCAGAATATTCCACTACTATAATACAAACATCGAGATCAAGACACGAGTAGGACAATGGCTAGACCGTGATTGATGTTCTCCaaacaaaaaaaacttttatCCATAATCTCCAAACCCCTTAATATAACACTTTTCCCTTTCAGCAATTTATAACCACACAAtagtaataaataaatacaaaacacTAATCTTCTAATCACTCTTCCTTTTCATCATCGTTGATCTCGTCAAGAATCACAATTAACGCCACTATGAAAGCATAATCAACATTAGGATAAACTGTTACCATGAATTGGTCTTTACCGATTAAAACACTCTTAACAGTGTGCTTTTTGTGCATCTGCAGTTACaataataatatcacaaaattaatttataattagtatAAATCCTAgtacataattaattaaaactaattgtAATTAATGTATGATAAATTACCTGGGCAACAATGTTGTTAGATTCACCAGCATAAACAATACAAGAACGTTCCAGCCAACTACCTTTGACTTTAAAATCACAAACATCCTCTTTTGTGTTACCGGCTAAAAACACATCTAGTTTGGTCTTGAACTGAATTAGTGATGATCTCTTCAATGTAAATATAAGATCTTTTGATTCTGTGCTTTCGCCTCTGTAAGCTTCCCACCGATCATGCATAGTTACTATCTGCGCAGATAAATCAGATCAGTTGACAGTTCTGCAGAGACATCAGATATCATGGCCCAGGGGCCAGGTTGAATCGCAAAAATAATAGATGAAACAAGAAAGAATAAAGTGGAACCTTGCGGCGTAAGGTGGTGATGGGGTTGCCGGCGGCATCAAGCAAGACACGGCGGTCACGGAGGGTTAAGAGAGAGCCTTTGACTTTGAAGACGATGTTGCCGTTGACATCAGTGACGGCGAAGTTTCCGTCTGAAATTGTCATAACCTTTTTCACGACGGCCAGATCTAGTGGATAGGGTGCACAGTATTGAGGGCCGAAAATGGCGGCGGGGAGTGGCGGCATCGGAGCAGAGGCAGACGGTTGTGGTGGGTAAGGttgataagggtaagccataatGATTGTGATGAGATCAGAGAATTTGAAGATTGGGTTTTATGAATTTTCAGAGAATGAATAGGAATTTATAGGTGGAATTGGAAACAAGAAGAGTACCAGGAAGGTGCTTTGATGTTAGAGATAAACCGTGTTTGTTATTCTTAAACTATAAGATAcgctatttcttttctttctgtTTTTTTGGTCTCGATATAATAatgtcttttttattttattttgattttctgtCAAGATATGTtgtcttttctattttattttgatttttgtcaACATATGTTGTCTTTTCTATCTTTATGTTGTGATAATAAGAATAAACTTAGATAGATTTCTTAAAGTACTTTTTGTTTTCTTAATCCAAGTATTCATAATTATTTAcagttttctcttttttattttataaaaaattatttttaagaatatatcatcatccttaatatattaaaacaaaatataattttcccTCCTAATCCTTAATAAGTTTCTCTCCTAACTTCTTATTAAATTTATAGTTGTATTTaattattcaaatttttttattttttatacagcTCTTTTCAAATTACCAATTCCAAGAATTCCAATTTCACtaattaattgtaatttttatattcataacatatgaaatataatttattttttttacatttataaaCATATAATATATCTTCTTAATCAGTCATGTGCATCGCACAGGTAAAAGTATTAGTTACTATAAAAAGTGAAAACTAACAATACAAAACTTGTTATATGTTTTGATCAAAATAATTTGTTCTCCGTCCAAATCGCTGAAATAATGGAGAATTGGATTCTAAATTTGGCCCTTATGAATCTAGATTGTGTTCGATATCTCTGTCAttctttttttaatagaaattgtATATTTTTCCAACAATTAATCATGTAacaaataataaagtaaaataagtttgaaaattttcaaatatacattttaaataataaaatataaattaaaatattaaagcaTTGAAGattaaactaatattttaaattatcaaaattaaataataaataataaattaataaaaatgagtGAGTTTAAACTGGGTACAAGTATATCAATTATTCAATCCAACTCTATATTTTGTAATCATGAAAAACACTCAAATCTATATTAGATAAAAGGATAATATATTTGACAATCTCCAATTTCCAATGTATCAATCAAAGACTTTAAGATTGTTAGTTTATTGAGAGTTAGCTCACCTGAGGTGAGAAATTATTGTTTGTGTGTGTTTCTTGGATGTCTCCTTCAATGTTGGGATACTAATGTGTTTATAGTTCCATAAGGGTCTTGATTCGAGTAAGCCAAGTCTTTCTAGAATATAGCAACCATCACAAGAGTGGATGATTGATACCTAAAAATTTAGGAGATTTAGTTAAATTCCACGACTTCCTAGATATCGAATGTTGATCTAGTACACGCTTCATCCACGATCGCATGTTATGGACGAAGAAATGGAAAGTCAGGCGACAAATCCAAACAAGAGGTGATCAAACCAGACGAAAAGAGTTCGAACTAATATAGCGGCGACTTGGGAAGGATAAAGCATATTCCACTTGCCCCGCTCAAAGTCTTCCTCAATTATTCCACTATACAGCCCCTTAATCACGAGGGCTCGTAGAGGGCGAAGTGCTATAACCTTTCACTTTTGAACCTTCTGGAGGAGTCCCCTTAATCATAATAGAATAGTATCTGATTTCAAACTTCCTTGAAAGAATGAAATTGTTCACAATGATAGTCAAATCCCCCTTTAGAATTTCTTAAGTACTAGAGAATGGTATTATAATCTAAGGTGTATTTTCCAGTTTTCGTGACATTTCTCGCGGTGCAAAAACAAATTTGAGCGTGTTAACGCTTGAATAACAATGAAGTCGccaccaaaatttatttttaaaagggaaaacgtCTATAAAATTCGTAAAGAACAAAAATATGGTCAatgcaaccaaatttaggttcggggaAGAAGGCTTGCAATGTCAAGGTGTGCATCCTCGACGCCGAGAGCTCTTATCCTCCAAGGAAAAAAAATAACACCTCACCCGTTAAGGACAAATACACATTCAAAAGAGTGGGGAAAGGGACAGAAATTTTCACGCCTCTTAATACCTACTGAGAACAGATTTGGAGCGAGGTATTCCACCTGCACAACATCTGAACATTACTTGCTCCTAAGGCCGAGGTGATAGGATCTGAACCCGAAAGATGGTGCACGTTCCATAGAGTTAAGGGACTTCATACTAAGGTCTACTACTAGCTCAAGAATGAAATAGAAAAGCTAATACATGAGGGAAACCTTCTTCTTCGCTACTTTcttcttgttgttcttcttctttttcttcttcttcgctactttcttcttgttcttcttcttctttttcttcttcttcttcgaagTTGATCTCATTAAGAATCACAATTAACGCCACTATAAAAGCATAATCAACATTGGGATAAACTGTAACCATGAATTGGTCTTGACCAATTAACATACTCTGAACAGTGTGTTTTTTGTGCATCTGCAATTACAataattaatatcataaaattaatttatggttagtataaatattacataaataattaaaactagtTGTAATTATGGTTATGTATAGTAAATTACCTTGGCGACAATGTTGTCTGTCTCACCAGCATAAATAGCGCAAGAACGTTCGTTCCAACTGCCTCTAACTTGAAAATCACAAACATTCTGCTTTGTGTTACCAGCTAAAAATACATGTAATCTTGGCTTAAACTTATTTCGGGATGATCTCTTCAATGTAAATATATGATCATTAGCTTTTGTGCTTTCACCCCTAAAAGCTTGCCACCGATCATGCATAGTAACCATCTGAACCAGAAGTAGTGGATATTTTAGAGATTTCAAAAGAGTGTGCATGCACAACAAAGTTGTGCTTTATTTAATTAAGAAAtgaaatgaattatttttaaGTAATTAAATAGAAGAAAATAAGAGAATAAAGTTGAACCTTGCGACGTAAGGTGGCAATGGGAATGTCGGTGGCATCAAGCAAGACACGACGTTCATGGAGGGTTAAGAGAGAGCTTTTAACTTTGAAGACGATGTTGTCGTTGATATCAGTCACAGAGAAGTTTCCTTCTGAAATTGTCATAACCTTTTTCACAACGGCAAGATCTAGCGGACATTGAACACAATATTGAGGGCCAAATATGGCAGCGGGACAAGGGTAAGCCATAATGATTGTGATGAGATCAGAGTGTTTGAAGATTGAAATATAAAGACTTTTCAGATCAATATATTTCAACCGGTTTGTCACCAGAAGATTGGGATTAAGGGTAACACACAAAATGAAAAGGAATTTATATATGGGAACAACAAGAGTACAACTGATGTGCTTTGATGTTAGAGATAAACCATGTATACTATTCTTAACCTATAAGATAACGGTATTTCCTTTCTTTCTGTTTTTTTGGTTAAGATATagtcttttctatttttattttgtttttgtggtCAATATATaacctcttttttatttttatcttaactaTTTTGTACAAAATAAATTTGTAGCATATGATTGTGTGGCATAGAGAATAAAGATcaaagtgtagcaacctgcctaaaaatttagcttttagagtcgccacctattctaccaaggcgaataggaaacctcgcgcagttaagagatcagggtaagatactatattcaggtcgagggaaggtgttaggcaccctcaaccctttcctaaaggttaacattgcaaaggtaagggttatggcaaaacataaagaaagatgacagacagtaaatagagttaaaggctaattatttgaacatgattagagtttggaagaggggggcatttttgatgttccatgtgaaagttatgcccagtcaaagttgggttgactttctcttaagaaaccctaatttgaacctttttgtatttgttcatctctgagtttctattaatggaatcatgatcattctttgatcaaatgatgattatgcacctctatacttgatgtttgaccaatgatcataggtttgaatcgtgctttgattgtagttggcctttaggattggatcagttgactgtggatcttgggattgtttgagcaaagctttgggattgaatcttgaactttgaatcattgtgaatgaaatatggaaggcaaattttggggtatgaaaactgcccctgttcaattttcttgaacctgaagaggtagaagatgattggacactgaaatgccctgaaatttgcttgcgtagggaaagagttctgtgggagatgggcttatagatgccatctattTGCCCGGAAGGgtacttgttagaacaagatttgttctgatcaattatcttagttttgatgataacaataatatgaattttgcttaagataatatggtactctaatccaatgcaatttcc
The Vicia villosa cultivar HV-30 ecotype Madison, WI linkage group LG6, Vvil1.0, whole genome shotgun sequence genome window above contains:
- the LOC131609448 gene encoding protein LURP-one-related 10-like; translated protein: MAYPYQPYPPQPSASAPMPPLPAAIFGPQYCAPYPLDLAVVKKVMTISDGNFAVTDVNGNIVFKVKGSLLTLRDRRVLLDAAGNPITTLRRKIVTMHDRWEAYRGESTESKDLIFTLKRSSLIQFKTKLDVFLAGNTKEDVCDFKVKGSWLERSCIVYAGESNNIVAQMHKKHTVKSVLIGKDQFMVTVYPNVDYAFIVALIVILDEINDDEKEE
- the LOC131609447 gene encoding protein LURP-one-related 10-like, with the protein product MAYPCPAAIFGPQYCVQCPLDLAVVKKVMTISEGNFSVTDINDNIVFKVKSSLLTLHERRVLLDATDIPIATLRRKMVTMHDRWQAFRGESTKANDHIFTLKRSSRNKFKPRLHVFLAGNTKQNVCDFQVRGSWNERSCAIYAGETDNIVAKMHKKHTVQSMLIGQDQFMVTVYPNVDYAFIVALIVILNEINFEEEEEKEEEEQEESSEEEEKEEEQQEESSEEEGFPHVLAFLFHS